The genomic DNA gaattaaaaaatattctgccTCTACTCCCATCTTTGTATGTCCTTtgataccttcagttcagttcagttgctcagtcatgtctgactccttgcgaccccatgaattgcagcacgccaggcctccctgtccatcaccaactcccggagttcactcagactcacgtccatcaagtcagtgatgccatccagcaatctcatcctcggtcgtccccttttcctcttgcccccaatccctcccagcataccTTAGTTTCTGGAAAGCCAAACAGTGAGTTGAATGCAATCTGCTCCAGGTGTTCAGGatattggtttaaaaaaatcaagaatgtaCAATATATGTACATTCAAAGTCCTCAACTACTAAATCTTTTAACATTTGCACTATAGGactgaatatttttaagatgtgTTATGTATCCTAGGGAATATTGCAAAACACTTGAGATACAGGTACTGATGTGGGAATTAAGCTAACCCCTATTGGAGAAGGAGCAGTGGAAGTTTTTATTCTCACTGCCTAGAAGATAACACATGGAGAATAAATTAATCTATATGTATCTAATCTGTGTGTTTGCACATGAGGAATATATATGGAGGAGTAAGAAtcaacacggagaaggcaatggcaccccactccagtactcttgcctggaaaatcccatggacggaagagcctggtaggctgcagcccatggggtccctaagagtcagacacgactgagcgacttcactttcacttttcactttcatgcattggagaaggaaatgacaacccactccagtgttcttgcctggagaatcccagggactggggagcctggtgggctgccgtccatgaggtcgcacagagtcagacacgactgaagtgacttagcagcagcagcagcaagaatcaACATAATCTAATTTTGATGAATATTAgagattttaatgtttattaaataattctcttccttcccttgtaAGGATGTTCAGAAGTTTTAATCACACACACgttcctatttctttttattcattcaccttttttttctttcatgtgagGATGATCATGAGTATTATGGAAATGTATAACagcatcaatcagttcagttcagtttctcagccatgtttgactgtttgtgaccccatgaatcgcagcacgccaggcctccctgtccatcaccaactcccggagatcactcagactcacgtccatcaagtcagtgatgccatccagccatctcatcctctgtcgtccccttctcctcctgcccccaatccctcccagcatcagagtcttttccaacgagtcaactcttcacatgaggtagccaaagaagtactggagtttcagctttagcatcattccttccaaagaaatcccagggctgatctccttcagaatggactggttggatctccttgcagtccaagagattctcaagagttttctccaacaccacagttcaaaagcatcaattcttcggtgctcagctttcttcacagtccaactctcacatccatagatgaccaatggaaaaaccatagccttgactagacggacctttgttggcaaagtaatgtctctgcttttggcttATTATGTTAGTAATATTTTGATGCCTAAGTTTTGAGATAATAATGATGTTGAtgataacataaaaataataaaacacaaatgATTCTAGTTACATATTCATTAATTAGATATTGAAAGCAACACTTGTATTTTTTACTATTTGGAAAAATCATTTTAGAAGTAGATAAATCAgatactttaaattttataatgtaGAATTAATTGTTGGCacatttttgaatatatattttctatgtgtgtgttagtcagtcatgtctgactctttgtgaccccacagacggtagcctgccagggtcctctgtccatggaattctccaggcaagaatactggaatgggttgccatggcttcctccaggggatattcctgacacaGTGACTGAACTCGGATCTCCTACGTTGCAGATAGATtcttaccacctgagctaccagggaagcccatatatttgctatatgtatatgtatatattggaaaaagaaatggcaacccactccagtattctttcccagagaatcccatggatagaggagcctggcaggctactatccatgaggtcacaagagtcagacacgacttggtgagaGAGAGATGTATATACATGGGCTTCTGTATTGACAAAAGTTCTGGTAATACCTACTAAAAATAAATTGTACCATTTTAAATTGATGTTATATgataagtaaattattttaaccattttccatttatatagacatatatataaatatacatagagacacagatagaacagtcttttttttgcagtttatcattttttttcattgaagtgaAATTCACATACCACATAAAATAGCACTCAAAAATGCACAGCTGGGTGTCTTTTGGTACATTCAAGGTGCTGCGCAACCATCAGCATAATACTGTTTCAAAACACTTCCATTACCTCAAAATAAATATCTGTAGCATTAATCAGTAACTGCTTATTAATTTGTCACTTCTCTTCTTACCAAggactatttttgttgttgttgttcaatggaTTCCCTCTTCTGGAGATTTGATGTAATTGAAAGCATGTAACTTGTAGCCTTtagtgtctgtttttttttttttttttagcacgcttttttcaaattttatttatgcaAAAATATGTATCAGAACTTCATCCATTTATGGATGAATAACAATTCCTGAAATGGATATACttattattgtttatctattaaaCAACTGATACTCAACAGCATTTGACTTCTTTCCACTTTTTGATTAACAATGATACTATGAACATTTCTACATAAAATTTTTGCTGCAGCTGTGTTAAGTTGTCTGATTATATGCTTAGGAGTTACATTTCTGAGTCATAGGTAACTACCTTTAAATTGAGTAATTACTAAAGTTTTTTCCACAGTGCCTGTGTGATTTTTACATACTCTCTATCAATGTATAATAATGCCATGTTTCAAAACATTGCCAAAATATTGTCAACATCtgctaaatttaaaacaaaatagtaaTCATTTAGGGTATATATTAATTATCCTAAACTTATTGTGATTACtgttgttttgattttaatttataaaaatcttttcatatatttgctGGCATCTTATatattctttagagaaatgtctactcaagttctttgaccatttaaaaatggtaaaacaCCTCAGAAAGAAGCACAAATATCTGGAGCAGTTGTTACTCagctgctaaatcatgtctggctctttgaacCAGACCCTTGAACTgcagatgccaggcttccctgtacttcactgtatcccagagtttgcccagacccatgtctattgagttggggatgccatttAATCAttcttcctctgtcacccccttctcttcctgcactcatcctttcccagcatcagggtgtttttgaATTAGTCAGTTCTaggcagcaggtggccaaaggactggagcttcagctttagcaccagccTTCTTTACGATCCAACTCTCCTGTCCATAAATGACTACCAGggaaaccataactttgactataagGGCCTAagtcatcaaagtgatgtctttgctttttaatatgctatctagttttgtcATGGAGCAGTTATATGCTATcagtaattaaataaaatatatataaagtactctcattaaaaaagaataaaatggcagATATCTCTTTTAACCATCTCTATTAAACATTGTTAGGAAGTTCTATTTAAAGAAACTGGAGataaaaatggaatatatatTCTGTTGTCTTTCTGTGGATTCCTTGAGACAATCAACATCATTGTGTTACTCATTTGATGAAGAAATTTATTGAAAAGCAAGATTACTTCATTCTCCTTTTGAAGGTTTCATTAATTGCCACTGATTCCTTAAACTAACTGAAAAATATTAGTGTTTCTTAGTTCTTCTTTATCTATAATCTtcaaaaaatataatgaatatatacataGGGAAATTACAAAGTTGAGCATCCTCTCCAAGTTAATTGCCTTTGAAGTCCAGCTTAAGGAGCTTACATAAGCCCTGTCTGAGCTCCTTGTTCTTGAGTGCATAGACCataggattgagggcaggaggaatgaCGTTGTGGAGTACATTGAGTAGAACTGGGATGAGGGGAAACGTCATTGTTGAACTATGGGTGATCGAAATGACAATAACGACTGTGTAGAAAAACAGGATTAGGATGAGGTGGGAAGTGCAGGTACTCAGGGCCTTGGATGTAGCTTCTGTTGAGTTCAGTCTCAGTACAGAGTGAAATATCAAAGCATAGGATacaagaatcaaacccaagtcactCCCCATGACTATCCAGGCCAGAAGTAGCTGGTAAACACTGTTGACTGTCCTGTCATCACAGGATAGACTAGTGACACCAAGATTAGAGCACAGACAGTGCTCAATTTGGTTTTTTGAGCAATAGTGTCTCTGAGCTGCCAACACAGGAATTGGGATGGTAGTCAGGCTGTTTCTGAGTGCCATGAACACAGTAGCTTTGACCACAAAAGATTTGGTGATTACTGATGAATAACATAGTGGTTGACAAATTGCCACATACCTATCTATAGCCATGCAGACAAAAATGCCTGATTCCATTCCTACAAAACTATGTATGGCATACATCTGTACAAAGCACTCAGGGAGACCAATGGTCTTTGCACTGAACCACAAGATGGTAAAAATCTTGGGCATGATGGTGGTAGCAAGGCCCATGTCAACCACAGCCAGGATGCCCAGGAAATAATACATAGGCTGGTGCAGTGTTGCCTCCTGATTGATTATGATCAAGATAAGGATGTTTGCACTGAGAGCTAAGAGGTAGAGCAGAGCCAGGGGCAGGGATAGCCAGTGTTGCCAGCTGTGAATGCCTGGGAATCCCATCAGAATGAACTCAGAGACCTGAAACTTTGAGCTGTTGAAATCTCCAAGATCCTGGGACATAATTCACTAAGAAGAAAAACATTCAAGGTTACTATTCTTAATACTCTCTGAC from Budorcas taxicolor isolate Tak-1 chromosome 15, Takin1.1, whole genome shotgun sequence includes the following:
- the LOC128059853 gene encoding putative olfactory receptor 56B2 — encoded protein: MSQDLGDFNSSKFQVSEFILMGFPGIHSWQHWLSLPLALLYLLALSANILILIIINQEATLHQPMYYFLGILAVVDMGLATTIMPKIFTILWFSAKTIGLPECFVQMYAIHSFVGMESGIFVCMAIDRYVAICQPLCYSSVITKSFVVKATVFMALRNSLTTIPIPVLAAQRHYCSKNQIEHCLCSNLGVTSLSCDDRTVNSVYQLLLAWIVMGSDLGLILVSYALIFHSVLRLNSTEATSKALSTCTSHLILILFFYTVVIVISITHSSTMTFPLIPVLLNVLHNVIPPALNPMVYALKNKELRQGLCKLLKLDFKGN